The Hoplias malabaricus isolate fHopMal1 unplaced genomic scaffold, fHopMal1.hap1 scaffold_82, whole genome shotgun sequence genome includes a region encoding these proteins:
- the lins1 gene encoding protein Lines homolog 1, with translation MEHPDFQALFTALRARDIPGVTSEELATRIKSVISQSLQPLSPHRGGSKETDSACLCLTLIGQIIAALSSKSLLPDARTFYEAVMKTLFGPADLMSELVSLLNSQDRLLSHLTSKCVSSVVLYDLCNHGDVNTVWKATCAETFQKSAPSHALDTCLWSLTEVIKGVLRGDCTNKQEILTELLAGLEAPLDSLYSEVLIRDKCAQTPTDERDLDVSVGTLLDLLEALCAARLRFGLCSSAQRLLFFHTSALLRLVHSGLKYCVKKRVLLLLKRAMVQRPGEDWRLGEGHSAVQGDEFLSGDMLSLAGSVLQGVSDGWLRKVYVKPQPSFLGGSREMFPEAEGKDAVMLRALSLVVIKSLEIVTKHPDFGGADRAVDVQRCLLELLSFLQEHVGQLKAEAHLCSWISLVFGEQDDDMMEAAKALTALYLCHRSVIPSGPEACSCGCNPHCHFILLLQSVSFDHTVLLDFLISAETCFLEYCVLYLKHLRDNRQGFSRSCSRIEDKGWAFRSCETGRTPLSLGSAASLEGTSGASQARERHTSVGSRPRLVDYGSSEESEEEGETVPDLHTKRKTEESRADCDVRVVSTRSLLEKVTLCLSELKAVITKLHSRGLFPYNPASLLKLLVALEAKRQS, from the exons ATGGAACACCCAGATTTTCAGGCATTGTTCACAGCTTTAAGGGCCAGAGACATCCCTGGAGTGACCAGTGAAGAACTGGCAACCAGAATCAAATCAGTCATTAGCCAATCTTTACAGCCTCTGAGTCCACACCGTGGTGGAAGTAAAGAAACAGACTCCGCCTGCCTGTGTCTCACTCTCATTGGACAGATAATTGCAGCGCTCTCTTCAAAAAGTTTGCTTCCTGATGCCAGAACCTTCTATGAAGCTGTGATGAAGACGCTGTTTGGACCTGCTGATCTGATGTCAGAACTT GTATCGCTCCTAAACTCCCAGGACAGGCTACTGTCCCATTTAACCTCAAAGTGTGTGTCGTCGGTCGTCCTCTATGACCTCTGTAACCAC GGTGATGTGAACACTGTGTGGAAGGCCACTTGTGCCGAAACCTTTCAGAAGTCCGCTCCTAGCCATGCGCTGGACACATGCCTTTGGTCACTAACAGAGGTTATTAAAGGAGTTCTGAGAGGAGACTGTACGAACAAACAAG AGATCCTGACAGAACTGCTTGCGGGTTTGGAAGCGCCTCTCGATTCCTTGTACTCAGAAGTCCTCATTCGAGACAAATGTGCCCAGACTCCGACAGACGAGCGTGACCTGGACGTCAGCGTGGGGACCCTGCTGGACCTGCTGGAGGCTCTCTGTGCTGCGAGGCTAAGGTTCGGCCTCTGTTCTTCCGCTCAGAGACTGCTGTTCTTCCACACCTCCGCTCTCCTCCGGCTGGTGCACTCCGGGTTAAAGTACTGTGTGAAGAAGCGAGTGTTGCTGTTACTGAAGAGGGCCATGGTCCAGAGGCCAGGAGAGGACTGGAGGTTAGGGGAAGGTCACTCTGCTGTCCAGGGGGATGAGTTTTTGAGCGGTGACATGCTCTCGTTGGCTGGCTCTGTGCTGCAGGGGGTTAGTGACGGCTGGCTTAGGAAGGTGTATGTCAAACCTCAGCCCAGTTTCCTCGGTGGAAGCAGAGAGATGTTTCCAGAAGCTGAGGGGAAAGATGCAGTGATGCTAAGGGCCCTGAGCCTCGTTGTGATCAAGAGCCTGGAGATCGTAACAAAACACCCAGACTTCGGAG GAGCTGACCGTGCTGTTGATGTCCAGCGGTGTCTGTTAGAGCTGCTGTCCTTCCTGCAGGAGCATGTGGGTCAGTTGAAAGCAGAAGCTCACCTTTGCTCCTGGATCTCGCTGGTGTTTGGCGAACAGGACGATGACATGATGGAGGCAGCCAAAGCTTTGACCGCCTTATATTTATGTCACAGAag TGTGATTCCCTCTGGTCCTGAGGCGTGTTCCTGTGGCTGTAACCCCCACTGTCACTTCATcctgctgctccagagcgtctcCTTTGACCACACCGTCCTCCTGGACTTCCTCATTTCTGCTGAAACCTGCTTCCTGGAGTACTGCGTTCTGTACCTCAAGCATTTACGAGACAACCGACAGGGCTTTTCTCGTTCCTGCTCTCGCATCGAAGACAAGGGCTGGGCTTTTAGAAGCTGCGAGACTGGGAGGACTCCTCTGTCCCTCGGATCTGCAGCTTCTCTTGAAGGAACATCAGGAGCATCTCAGGCTCGTGAAAGACACACCTCAGTCGGCTCGCGTCCACGACTGGTGGACTACGGGAGCTCAGAGGAGTCTGAGGAGGAAGGAGAGACGGTTCCAGATCTCCACACAAAGAGGAAGACTGAGGAATCGAGAGCAGATTGTGATGTGAGAGTGGTTTCCACCAGATCTCTGCTTGAGAAGGTTACGTTGTGTCTCTCTGAGTTAAAGGCAGTTATCACCAAACTTCACAGCAGAGGCCTTTTCCCCTACAACCCGGCATCACTTCTTAAACTACTGGTGGCTCTTGAGGCAAAGCGCCAGTCGTGA